The following are from one region of the Moritella sp. 24 genome:
- a CDS encoding riboflavin synthase: MFTGIIETVGTLTGLTPKGADVSVTVDSGELDLSDVKLGDSIATNGVCLTVVELLSNGYRADVSLETIKRSGFAHYRIGDKVNLEKALTLNTRLGGHLVSGHVDGVAEIVNITKLGRATEYWLQAPNELARYIAEKGSITIDGISLTINEIDGAKFKLTIVPHTALETTIESYVVGRKVNLEVDVIARYLERIMLGDKAAESSTPEQGITMDFLASNGFLK, translated from the coding sequence ATGTTTACAGGAATTATTGAAACCGTGGGTACGCTCACTGGTTTAACCCCAAAAGGGGCTGATGTGAGCGTCACTGTTGACAGTGGTGAGCTTGACTTAAGTGATGTGAAACTAGGTGACAGCATCGCAACCAACGGCGTTTGCCTGACGGTTGTTGAATTACTAAGCAATGGTTACCGTGCTGATGTGTCATTGGAAACGATTAAGCGTTCTGGTTTTGCGCATTACCGTATTGGTGATAAGGTAAACTTAGAAAAAGCGTTAACCTTAAATACACGTCTTGGTGGTCACTTAGTGAGTGGGCACGTAGACGGTGTTGCCGAGATTGTTAACATTACTAAACTTGGTCGTGCGACTGAGTACTGGTTACAAGCACCGAATGAATTAGCCCGTTATATTGCCGAAAAAGGCTCTATTACGATTGATGGTATTAGTTTAACTATCAATGAGATTGATGGCGCTAAATTCAAATTGACGATCGTACCGCATACAGCATTAGAAACAACGATAGAAAGCTATGTAGTCGGTCGTAAAGTTAACTTAGAAGTAGATGTTATTGCCCGTTATTTAGAACGCATTATGCTAGGTGATAAAGCCGCTGAATCAAGTACACCTGAACAAGGCATCACTATGGATTTTCTTGCGAGTAATGGATTTTTAAAGTAA
- a CDS encoding phosphatidylglycerophosphatase A, giving the protein MKKDFLSPELQKLNYANPVHLAAVGFGSGLLPKAPGTAGTVAAIPLYLLMTSVFELGLWQYIAIVVLASVIGVYICASASKAMGVHDHGAIVWDEIAGYGITMIAAPQGWAWVILGFALFRFFDIVKPGPIGWLDKNTHGGFGIMIDDVLAGIFALAGVQLIAYMVL; this is encoded by the coding sequence ATGAAAAAAGATTTTTTATCGCCTGAATTACAAAAATTAAATTATGCTAATCCCGTTCATTTAGCTGCTGTGGGTTTTGGTAGTGGTTTATTACCCAAAGCGCCTGGCACGGCGGGAACCGTTGCTGCTATTCCGCTGTATTTATTAATGACTAGCGTGTTTGAACTGGGTTTATGGCAATATATTGCGATTGTAGTGCTTGCTTCAGTAATCGGTGTGTACATTTGTGCAAGCGCGAGTAAAGCAATGGGAGTTCATGACCATGGTGCAATTGTGTGGGATGAAATTGCAGGTTACGGTATTACGATGATTGCAGCGCCGCAAGGTTGGGCTTGGGTTATTCTCGGTTTTGCATTATTTCGTTTTTTTGACATCGTTAAACCCGGACCGATTGGTTGGTTAGATAAAAATACGCATGGTGGCTTTGGTATTATGATTGATGATGTACTAGCGGGTATATTTGCGTTAGCTGGTGTTCAGTTGATCGCTTATATGGTGCTTTAA
- the ribBA gene encoding bifunctional 3,4-dihydroxy-2-butanone-4-phosphate synthase/GTP cyclohydrolase II: MALSRIEDIIEDIRQGKMVILMDDEDRENEGDLIMAADKVTPEAINFMATHGRGLICLTLTKERVAKLQLPLMVQDNTAQFSTNFTVSIEAAEGVTTGISATDRAVTVLSAVAGDAKPADIVMPGHIFPLAAQDGGVLTRAGHTEAGCDLARLAGCEPAGVIVEILKDDGEMARRPDLEIFAEKHGIKLGTVADLIEYRNSNETTIERVAECKLPTEHGDFDLVTYRDTIDNQVHYALRKGDVVAEQPTLVRVHVQNTMTDILHTDRASKISWSLGDAMARIGQDGGVMVILGNEENSDDIIEKVKQFAQEDKGETQPKAKWQGTSRRVGVGSQILADMGVSKMKLLSSDKRYHSLSGFGLEVVEYISK; the protein is encoded by the coding sequence ATGGCACTAAGTCGTATTGAAGATATTATTGAAGACATCCGCCAAGGTAAAATGGTTATTTTGATGGATGATGAAGATCGCGAAAATGAAGGCGATCTGATCATGGCTGCAGACAAAGTAACGCCAGAAGCGATTAACTTTATGGCGACGCACGGTCGTGGTTTGATTTGTCTCACATTAACAAAAGAACGTGTAGCTAAATTGCAGTTACCTTTGATGGTTCAAGACAATACGGCGCAATTTTCTACTAACTTCACCGTTTCTATTGAAGCGGCGGAAGGTGTGACTACTGGTATTTCTGCAACAGATCGCGCGGTAACGGTATTATCTGCTGTTGCTGGTGATGCAAAACCGGCTGATATCGTTATGCCTGGTCATATTTTCCCACTTGCAGCACAAGACGGTGGTGTATTAACACGCGCTGGTCATACTGAAGCGGGTTGTGATCTTGCACGTCTAGCGGGTTGTGAGCCTGCTGGTGTGATTGTTGAGATCTTAAAAGATGACGGTGAAATGGCTCGTCGTCCAGATCTTGAAATTTTTGCTGAGAAACACGGTATTAAATTAGGCACAGTTGCTGATTTAATTGAATACCGTAATAGCAATGAAACGACGATTGAGCGTGTTGCTGAATGTAAATTACCTACTGAACACGGTGATTTTGATTTAGTGACTTATCGTGACACGATTGATAATCAAGTTCATTACGCATTACGTAAAGGCGATGTTGTTGCTGAGCAGCCAACATTAGTACGTGTGCATGTACAAAATACCATGACAGATATTTTGCATACAGATCGAGCGAGCAAAATCTCGTGGTCACTCGGTGATGCAATGGCACGTATCGGTCAAGATGGTGGCGTGATGGTTATCTTAGGTAATGAAGAGAACTCTGACGATATCATTGAAAAAGTTAAACAATTTGCTCAAGAAGATAAAGGTGAAACACAGCCAAAAGCAAAATGGCAGGGTACCTCACGTCGCGTGGGTGTAGGCTCTCAAATTTTGGCTGATATGGGCGTGTCTAAGATGAAGCTATTAAGCTCAGACAAACGTTACCATTCACTATCTGGCTTTGGTCTAGAAGTTGTCGAATATATCTCTAAATAA
- the dxs gene encoding 1-deoxy-D-xylulose-5-phosphate synthase gives MSLDISNYPTLALADIPEELRQLPTDRLDDLCDELRSYLLHTVGKSGGHFASGLGVVELTVALHYVYNTPYDKLLWDVGHQAYPHKILTGRRDRMSTIRQKGGLHPFPWRDESEYDHLNVGHSSTSISAALGLAVAADQEDKNRKTVAIIGDGAITGGMAFEALNHAGHINKDVLVILNDNDMSISENVGAVNKHLAKLLSGDAYSSFRENGKKVLSGIPPIKELARRAEEHLKGMVVPSTLFEEFGFNYIGPIDGHDVNGLVETLRNMRSLKGPQFLHVVTKKGKGYAPAEQDQLGYHAVPKFNPAEDTLPVSAPSKPTFSKIFGNWLCDVAKTDKKLAAVTPAMGAGSGMIKFSETYPEQYFDVAIAEQHCVTFAAGLAIGGHKPVVAIYSTFLQRGYDQLIHDVAIQDIPVLFAIDRAGLVGADGQTHQGAFDISFMRCIPKMVIMTPSDEDECRQMLHTGYQYSGPAAVRYPRGSGTGIEVQEAFTELEIGKGIVRRQGEKVAILCFGTLMHNAIPAAERLNATVVDMRFAKPLDEALLAEMAKNHDILVTIEDGAIMGGAGSGVNEYLMTNKLMTPTLNLGLPDKFIHQGTQDEIYAELGLDDIGIEASIKAFIAL, from the coding sequence ATGAGCTTAGATATTTCGAATTACCCTACATTGGCATTGGCAGACATCCCTGAAGAGTTGCGCCAATTACCGACCGATCGTTTGGATGACTTATGTGATGAACTGCGTAGCTATTTATTACATACCGTAGGTAAAAGTGGCGGCCACTTTGCTTCTGGCTTAGGTGTCGTAGAATTAACCGTTGCTTTGCATTATGTCTACAACACGCCATACGATAAATTGTTATGGGATGTAGGTCATCAAGCCTACCCGCACAAAATCTTAACCGGTCGTCGCGATCGTATGTCTACGATCCGTCAAAAAGGTGGGTTACACCCATTCCCTTGGCGTGATGAGAGTGAATACGATCATCTTAATGTTGGTCATTCATCTACATCAATCAGTGCGGCACTTGGTCTTGCTGTTGCAGCTGATCAAGAAGATAAAAACCGTAAAACTGTCGCGATTATTGGTGATGGTGCAATCACGGGTGGTATGGCATTTGAAGCGCTAAATCACGCTGGACACATCAACAAAGACGTACTGGTTATTTTAAATGATAACGATATGTCTATTTCTGAAAACGTCGGTGCAGTAAATAAACATTTAGCAAAACTATTATCGGGCGATGCTTATTCTAGCTTCCGTGAAAACGGTAAAAAGGTGCTATCAGGTATCCCGCCAATTAAAGAACTTGCGCGTCGTGCGGAAGAACATTTAAAAGGCATGGTTGTACCAAGTACGCTATTTGAAGAGTTTGGCTTTAATTATATTGGCCCAATTGATGGCCATGATGTTAATGGCTTAGTTGAAACACTGCGAAATATGCGCAGCCTTAAAGGTCCACAGTTTTTACACGTGGTGACGAAGAAAGGCAAAGGTTATGCTCCAGCTGAACAAGATCAACTGGGCTATCACGCAGTACCTAAATTCAACCCTGCAGAAGATACGTTACCCGTATCGGCACCGTCAAAACCAACGTTCTCAAAGATCTTTGGTAATTGGTTATGCGATGTAGCAAAAACAGATAAAAAATTAGCAGCTGTGACACCTGCGATGGGTGCTGGCTCGGGAATGATTAAATTCTCAGAAACATACCCAGAGCAATACTTTGACGTAGCGATTGCTGAACAGCATTGTGTTACTTTCGCTGCCGGTCTTGCCATTGGTGGTCATAAACCTGTTGTCGCTATTTATTCAACTTTCTTGCAACGTGGTTATGATCAACTGATTCACGATGTTGCAATTCAAGACATTCCGGTGTTATTTGCCATTGATCGTGCAGGTCTAGTTGGCGCAGATGGTCAAACTCACCAAGGTGCGTTTGATATTAGCTTCATGCGCTGCATCCCTAAAATGGTGATCATGACGCCAAGTGATGAAGATGAATGTCGTCAAATGCTGCACACAGGTTATCAATATAGTGGCCCTGCAGCTGTACGCTACCCACGTGGCAGCGGCACTGGTATTGAAGTACAAGAAGCATTTACTGAATTAGAAATCGGTAAAGGTATTGTGCGTCGCCAAGGTGAAAAAGTCGCAATTTTGTGTTTCGGTACGCTAATGCATAATGCAATTCCTGCTGCTGAACGCTTAAATGCGACAGTTGTTGATATGCGTTTTGCAAAACCGTTAGATGAAGCCTTATTAGCTGAAATGGCTAAGAACCATGATATCTTAGTCACTATCGAAGATGGCGCTATCATGGGTGGTGCGGGTTCTGGTGTGAATGAATATCTAATGACAAATAAGTTAATGACACCAACATTAAACTTAGGGCTACCTGATAAATTTATTCATCAAGGTACACAAGATGAGATCTATGCGGAACTAGGCCTAGATGATATTGGTATTGAAGCCAGCATTAAGGCGTTTATTGCGCTTTAA
- the nusB gene encoding transcription antitermination factor NusB has product MKPSERSKARQFATQAIYQWQMTQETVANIEHQFVTEQDFSDTDAVYFRELVLGVSLNSVELDELMSPFLSRPIDDLDLVEKAILRLSTFELTKRQDVPYKVVINESIELAKDFGAEDSHKFVNGVLDKIVSKLQLRLKK; this is encoded by the coding sequence ATGAAACCTTCGGAACGTAGTAAGGCACGTCAGTTTGCCACACAAGCAATTTATCAATGGCAAATGACACAAGAAACTGTTGCAAATATTGAACACCAATTTGTAACAGAGCAAGATTTTAGCGACACAGATGCAGTTTACTTCCGTGAACTTGTTTTAGGTGTAAGCTTAAACTCTGTAGAACTTGATGAGTTAATGTCACCATTCCTATCTCGTCCAATCGATGATTTAGACTTGGTTGAGAAAGCGATTTTACGTCTTTCTACATTTGAGCTAACTAAGCGTCAAGATGTACCTTATAAAGTTGTGATCAATGAATCTATCGAATTAGCGAAAGATTTTGGCGCTGAAGACAGCCATAAATTCGTTAACGGCGTATTAGATAAAATTGTAAGTAAATTGCAATTACGTTTGAAAAAATAA
- a CDS encoding flagellar motor protein MotB has product MSDECDCPPPGLPAWMGTFADLMSLLMCFFVLLLSFSEMDVVKFKQIAGSMQFAFGVQNQIDVKNIPKGTTVIAQEFRPGRPDPTPIETIMQHTIDNSEAELDFKDGEDQNAGGKNKLEEDSNGGKSPETSTRENTPTENVEVTEDTSELVKALAEALKEEVDSGGVEVENLGQQIIIRINEKGSFPAGSAFLQPRFRPVIQKVAELLATIPGIITVAGHTGKEQLHSELYRSKWDLSSQRAVSVAHEMLKVEEFTESRLIVQGMADTQPLTDIASELRRNRRVEISIMQGKAKLSEPLDVVK; this is encoded by the coding sequence ATGTCAGATGAATGTGATTGCCCACCTCCAGGCCTCCCCGCGTGGATGGGTACATTTGCCGATTTGATGAGCCTGTTAATGTGCTTCTTCGTATTACTGCTGTCTTTTTCAGAAATGGACGTGGTTAAGTTTAAGCAGATTGCTGGTTCGATGCAGTTTGCATTTGGTGTTCAAAATCAGATTGATGTAAAGAATATACCAAAAGGCACAACGGTTATTGCACAGGAATTTCGACCTGGCCGACCAGATCCAACACCGATTGAAACCATCATGCAACACACGATTGATAACAGTGAAGCTGAATTGGATTTCAAAGACGGTGAAGATCAAAATGCAGGTGGTAAGAACAAGCTAGAAGAAGACAGTAATGGAGGTAAATCACCAGAAACCTCGACGCGTGAAAATACGCCAACAGAAAATGTCGAAGTGACTGAAGATACCAGTGAGTTGGTTAAAGCATTGGCTGAAGCGTTAAAAGAAGAAGTTGATAGCGGGGGCGTTGAGGTTGAAAACCTAGGCCAGCAAATCATCATTCGTATTAATGAAAAAGGCTCATTCCCAGCTGGTTCGGCATTTTTACAACCACGTTTTCGTCCCGTTATTCAGAAAGTAGCTGAATTGTTAGCAACGATACCGGGTATTATTACCGTTGCTGGTCATACTGGTAAAGAGCAATTACATTCTGAGTTATACCGTTCTAAATGGGATTTATCGAGTCAACGTGCTGTTTCTGTTGCCCATGAAATGTTAAAGGTTGAAGAGTTCACTGAAAGTCGTTTGATCGTGCAAGGGATGGCCGACACGCAACCGTTAACCGATATTGCAAGTGAACTGCGTCGTAACCGCCGAGTTGAAATTAGTATTATGCAGGGTAAAGCGAAGTTATCAGAACCGCTTGATGTCGTTAAATAA
- a CDS encoding exodeoxyribonuclease VII small subunit produces the protein MAVKKPENMTFEASITELEAIVNSLEQGDCELDNALKQFERGISLTRASSQKLQHAEQQVAILLANGDQQTLSPFNSDSSN, from the coding sequence ATGGCGGTAAAAAAACCAGAAAATATGACGTTCGAGGCGTCTATTACAGAGCTAGAGGCAATCGTTAACAGCCTAGAGCAAGGTGATTGTGAACTTGATAATGCGTTGAAGCAATTTGAACGCGGTATTAGCTTAACACGTGCTAGCTCACAAAAACTTCAGCATGCTGAACAGCAAGTAGCAATATTACTCGCCAACGGTGACCAGCAAACGCTTTCTCCTTTCAACTCTGACAGTAGTAATTAA
- the ispA gene encoding (2E,6E)-farnesyl diphosphate synthase — translation MQLSNTITQYQGRINDYLQQQINLLPTHDTQLAAAMEYGLLQGGKRVRPVIVYAVGEMLGVNLADLDGPAASVESIHAYSLIHDDLPAMDDDDLRRGQPTCHIKFDHATAILAGDALQPFAFELLLDCALAPEAEKNRLAMLKSLTKASGYSGMCGGQAMDLAATDKQISLAQLEAIHNNKTGALINCAAKLGGLASPLCSVELLASLDAWSNAIGLAFQVQDDILDIISDTETLGKPQGSDVELNKSTYPALLGLAGAQEKAQALYQQAMFALETIPHDTTTLALFTQYIIERNK, via the coding sequence GTGCAGCTTTCAAACACGATTACCCAATATCAGGGTCGTATCAATGATTATTTGCAACAACAAATAAACTTGTTACCAACACATGACACTCAGCTTGCAGCAGCAATGGAATATGGTCTTTTACAAGGTGGTAAACGCGTACGCCCCGTGATCGTCTATGCCGTTGGCGAAATGCTCGGTGTTAACCTTGCCGATCTTGATGGCCCAGCAGCCTCTGTTGAATCAATTCATGCCTATTCGTTAATTCATGATGATTTGCCTGCGATGGATGATGATGATTTACGTCGTGGCCAGCCAACTTGTCACATTAAATTCGATCATGCTACCGCTATCTTAGCCGGTGATGCTCTGCAACCTTTTGCATTTGAATTATTACTTGATTGCGCATTGGCACCTGAAGCAGAAAAAAATCGCTTAGCGATGCTGAAATCGCTAACTAAAGCAAGTGGCTATAGCGGTATGTGTGGAGGTCAAGCAATGGATCTCGCAGCAACAGATAAACAGATCTCGCTGGCACAACTCGAAGCTATCCACAATAATAAAACGGGTGCATTAATTAACTGCGCAGCAAAATTAGGTGGTTTAGCATCTCCACTCTGCTCAGTTGAATTACTTGCCTCTTTAGATGCCTGGTCAAATGCCATTGGTTTAGCATTCCAAGTTCAAGATGACATTCTCGATATAATCAGTGATACTGAAACGCTCGGTAAGCCACAGGGCTCCGATGTTGAATTAAATAAATCAACATACCCAGCATTACTCGGTTTAGCAGGGGCGCAAGAAAAAGCCCAAGCACTGTATCAACAAGCGATGTTCGCCTTAGAAACTATTCCGCATGATACGACAACTCTCGCTTTATTTACGCAGTACATCATCGAGCGAAATAAATAA
- the thiL gene encoding thiamine-phosphate kinase: MATGEFDLIGQYFTNKSVSRDDVITGIGDDCAILSVPVGKQLVVTTDTMVSGVHFLHDANPVDVAHKLVAVNISDIAAMGGQPAWASLALTLPDYDHAWLAAFSDSLHQQLHHYGVSLIGGDTTKGDMTLTLTLQGFVEQGNALQRHGAKVGDLIYCSGTIGDAAAGLKLLIDAGRDVNHANSDIDNDSDSEQGNCLAESVAPEKTNTILLTDVETDFLIARHQRPTARVSTGEALVGIANSCIDLSDGLASDLKHILKASSRQSGMTLSANIELSALPLSNALQTYVSKELWPQYALAGGDDYELLFTVSPENKAQLEKTMADRNLPYTHIGEIVSNSKQTEQQIYYFNDKQLSTLALQGWDHFQ; the protein is encoded by the coding sequence ATGGCAACAGGCGAGTTTGACTTAATTGGGCAGTATTTCACGAATAAATCTGTGTCACGAGATGATGTTATTACTGGTATTGGTGATGATTGTGCAATCTTGTCAGTGCCGGTTGGAAAGCAACTTGTCGTGACGACAGACACAATGGTCAGTGGTGTTCATTTTCTTCATGATGCAAACCCTGTGGATGTGGCGCACAAACTTGTCGCGGTAAATATCAGTGATATTGCTGCGATGGGTGGGCAACCAGCTTGGGCATCCTTAGCATTAACTTTACCTGACTATGATCATGCATGGTTAGCGGCATTTAGTGATAGTTTGCATCAGCAATTACATCACTATGGTGTCAGTTTAATTGGTGGTGATACGACTAAAGGTGATATGACACTGACATTGACGCTACAAGGCTTTGTTGAGCAGGGTAATGCATTACAGCGACACGGTGCTAAAGTCGGTGATTTGATTTATTGTAGTGGCACGATAGGCGATGCAGCCGCAGGGTTAAAGTTACTTATTGATGCGGGTCGTGATGTTAATCATGCTAATAGCGATATTGATAATGATAGCGATAGTGAACAGGGTAATTGTCTCGCTGAAAGTGTAGCGCCTGAAAAGACGAATACAATTTTATTAACAGACGTAGAGACAGACTTTTTAATTGCGCGTCATCAACGTCCGACAGCACGAGTGAGCACAGGTGAAGCGCTTGTTGGTATTGCGAATAGTTGTATCGATCTGTCTGATGGTTTAGCGTCTGACTTAAAGCACATATTGAAGGCATCAAGTCGTCAATCAGGTATGACACTATCAGCAAATATTGAACTGTCTGCACTTCCTTTATCAAACGCATTGCAAACTTATGTAAGTAAAGAGTTATGGCCACAGTATGCACTTGCTGGTGGTGATGATTATGAATTACTATTTACCGTATCGCCAGAAAACAAAGCACAATTAGAAAAAACCATGGCTGACCGTAATTTACCTTATACTCACATTGGTGAGATTGTTAGCAATAGTAAACAGACGGAACAACAGATTTATTACTTTAACGATAAACAACTCAGTACGCTCGCTTTACAAGGATGGGATCACTTCCAATGA
- the pomA gene encoding flagellar motor protein PomA, which yields MDLATLIGLIGSFAFVVMAMIMGGDISMFLDTQSVLIVFIGSLFVVLMHFNFGQFLAAAKIAVKAFMFKIDKPEELIEQAVEMADAARKGGFLALEEAEVNNEFMQKGIDLLVDGHDATVVSQTLQKDIKLTTARHKAGIHVFSMIGEVAPAMGMIGTLVGLVAMLSNMDDPKSIGPAMAVALLTTLYGAIFANMIAIPIAGKLKLRSEEEMLNNTLIMDAILGIQEGRNPRVIESLLKNYLNSSKRAIADADV from the coding sequence GTGGATTTAGCAACTTTAATAGGATTAATCGGCTCGTTTGCGTTTGTTGTGATGGCAATGATCATGGGCGGCGATATAAGTATGTTTCTTGATACGCAATCAGTTTTGATTGTGTTTATCGGCTCACTCTTTGTAGTATTGATGCATTTTAATTTTGGTCAGTTTTTAGCGGCGGCGAAGATCGCAGTAAAAGCGTTTATGTTTAAAATTGATAAACCTGAAGAGTTAATAGAACAAGCGGTCGAAATGGCTGATGCCGCACGTAAAGGTGGCTTCTTAGCTCTTGAAGAAGCGGAAGTGAATAATGAATTTATGCAAAAGGGTATCGATTTATTGGTTGATGGCCACGATGCGACCGTTGTAAGTCAAACATTACAAAAAGACATTAAGCTGACAACGGCACGTCATAAAGCCGGTATTCACGTATTTAGCATGATTGGTGAAGTTGCGCCTGCAATGGGGATGATTGGTACCTTGGTTGGTTTGGTTGCGATGCTGTCAAACATGGATGATCCGAAATCGATTGGTCCTGCGATGGCTGTTGCCTTGTTAACGACATTGTATGGCGCTATTTTTGCTAACATGATTGCAATCCCAATTGCCGGAAAATTGAAATTACGTTCTGAAGAAGAGATGCTGAATAACACCTTGATTATGGATGCTATTTTAGGTATTCAAGAAGGGCGAAATCCTCGGGTAATCGAAAGTTTATTAAAAAATTACCTCAATTCATCAAAACGTGCAATAGCGGATGCTGACGTTTAG
- the ribE gene encoding 6,7-dimethyl-8-ribityllumazine synthase, producing the protein MKVIEGNVPAPEAKIAIVISRFNSFINESLLEGAIDSLKRFGQVSEDNITVVRVPGAVELPLITKRVAATKQFDAIIALGTVIRGGTPHFEFVAGECNKGLAQVAMDYDVPVAFGVLTTDTIEQAIERAGTKAGNKGSEAALSALEMVNVLHQLDVSLEKK; encoded by the coding sequence ATGAAAGTTATCGAAGGAAATGTTCCTGCTCCAGAAGCAAAAATTGCAATTGTTATCTCTCGTTTTAACAGCTTCATTAATGAAAGTCTGTTAGAAGGTGCTATCGATTCACTAAAACGTTTTGGCCAAGTTAGCGAAGACAACATCACTGTTGTTCGTGTTCCTGGCGCTGTAGAATTACCGCTTATCACTAAGCGTGTTGCTGCAACAAAACAGTTTGATGCGATTATTGCTTTAGGTACGGTAATTCGTGGTGGTACACCACATTTTGAATTCGTAGCTGGCGAATGTAATAAAGGTCTTGCTCAAGTTGCAATGGACTATGATGTTCCTGTTGCATTTGGTGTGTTAACTACTGACACTATTGAGCAAGCAATTGAGCGTGCTGGTACCAAGGCTGGTAATAAAGGGTCGGAGGCTGCTCTAAGTGCACTTGAAATGGTGAATGTTTTGCATCAATTAGATGTATCATTGGAGAAAAAATGA